The DNA sequence TTGCAGTTTCGCTCGACCTCGAACACATACTTGTTCGATTTCTCTTTCAAGTGAGTCGCTTTTTCCGTGATGACCGGTTTCCTGATGATATTCTTTTCCATTACAGCAATACCTCCTTCACACGGTCAACCGCGGTCCGGGTAAAAAGAACCACATCCGAGTTCATGATGTCGTAGGTATTCGCATTCTCGGCGGCAATCATGGAAAGCGTCGGTATATTCCGTGAAGACCGGTAGAGCACATCATCCTTCGCCCCGGTGAGGAACATCACTTTCCCTTCTGACAACCCCAAAGCCTTGAGCATTTTGACCATCTCTCTGGTTTTCGGCTCGCTCAGGGTGAAATCCTCAACCACTTTGATCTTGTCTTCCGCCGCCTTGATACTGTACGCGCTCTTTATTCCAAGACGTTTGACCTTACGGTTGACCTGCTGGTCGTAACTGCGCGGCTTCGGCCCGAATGCTATTCCTCCGCCTACCCAGATGGAAGAGTTTGCGCTTCCGGCGCGGGCGCGGCCGGTACCTTTCTGACGCCACGGCTTGGATTTGGTGACGTTCACCTCGCTTCTCGACTTGGTGGATGCGTTGCCCTGACGCCGGTTTGCAAGGTGCGCCTTGA is a window from the Candidatus Latescibacter sp. genome containing:
- the rplD gene encoding 50S ribosomal protein L4, which produces MKTVTVYTKDGSEAGTVDLPDEIFGIEPSTIAIYQVVKAHLANRRQGNASTKSRSEVNVTKSKPWRQKGTGRARAGSANSSIWVGGGIAFGPKPRSYDQQVNRKVKRLGIKSAYSIKAAEDKIKVVEDFTLSEPKTREMVKMLKALGLSEGKVMFLTGAKDDVLYRSSRNIPTLSMIAAENANTYDIMNSDVVLFTRTAVDRVKEVLL